In a genomic window of Erinaceus europaeus chromosome 12, mEriEur2.1, whole genome shotgun sequence:
- the LOC103123337 gene encoding neutrophilic granule protein-like isoform X2, with translation MAGLQRALLLVTGLAVGACMAQPHSNYDEMVEQAVQVFNLGRPGQALFRLLETLPPSPSEERDCTGAFLLSGNVGILMADCIPSQEPKAPRARRSAEEVDSSKLPPAARDMYEKAKYDIISNILRNF, from the exons ATGGCGGGGCTGCAGAGGGCACTGCTGCTGGTGACAGGCTTGGCTGTAGGGGCCTGCATGGCCCAGCCCCATTCAAACTATGACGAGATGGTCGAGCAGGCAGTGCAGGTCTTCAATCTGGGGCGACCGGGACAGGCCCTCTTCCGCCTGCTGGAAACTCTCCCACCATCTCCTTCA GAGGAGCGAGACTGTACCGGTGCCTTCTTGTTGTCGGGCAACGTTGGCATCCTGATGGCGGACTGCATCCCCAGCCAAGAGCCAAAG GCGCCCCGGGCGAGACGTTCCGCTGAGGAGGTCGACAGCTCCAAGCTGCCACCTGCGGCCAGGGACATGTATGAGAAGGCCAAATATGACATCATTTCCAACATCTTGAGGAACTTCTAG
- the LOC103123337 gene encoding 15 kDa protein B-like isoform X1 — protein sequence MAGLQRALLLVTGLAVGACMAQPHSNYDEMVEQAVQVFNLGRPGQALFRLLETLPPSPSNSASILSKTKLNFRIKETVCQKRQLQACAFRQGGEERDCTGAFLLSGNVGILMADCIPSQEPKAPRARRSAEEVDSSKLPPAARDMYEKAKYDIISNILRNF from the exons ATGGCGGGGCTGCAGAGGGCACTGCTGCTGGTGACAGGCTTGGCTGTAGGGGCCTGCATGGCCCAGCCCCATTCAAACTATGACGAGATGGTCGAGCAGGCAGTGCAGGTCTTCAATCTGGGGCGACCGGGACAGGCCCTCTTCCGCCTGCTGGAAACTCTCCCACCATCTCCTTCA AACTCCGCCTCGATTCTGAGCAAGACTAAGCTCAACTTCAGGATTAAAGAGACGGTGTGTCAGAAGAGACAGCTGCAAGCATGTGCCTTCAGGCAGGGAGGG GAGGAGCGAGACTGTACCGGTGCCTTCTTGTTGTCGGGCAACGTTGGCATCCTGATGGCGGACTGCATCCCCAGCCAAGAGCCAAAG GCGCCCCGGGCGAGACGTTCCGCTGAGGAGGTCGACAGCTCCAAGCTGCCACCTGCGGCCAGGGACATGTATGAGAAGGCCAAATATGACATCATTTCCAACATCTTGAGGAACTTCTAG